A single region of the Sorghum bicolor cultivar BTx623 chromosome 9, Sorghum_bicolor_NCBIv3, whole genome shotgun sequence genome encodes:
- the LOC8069515 gene encoding uncharacterized protein LOC8069515, whose translation MAAKKQLPQAVAAASGHTKMGEEKLIIRSEKVRFIDVLSMLFLRRPITSYAFVEAGDRTAADFGSTPGDWLVALTQLIQKALDAAYYPALVIGAVVEFLLNFVALNNGILGIFLNIFRCKLVIPHRDAPNFRSMIGLIDGRTELKPLPAGGGPEDRRLQVVGVSAAGSDDYYVDVESGGGGGSSTGTAAVPLVQQQYVNGRLIRLRTFSVFEVSMMAAKIAYENAAYIENVVNNVWKFHFVGFYNCWNKFVGDHTTQAFVFTDKANDASVIVVSFRGTEPFNMRDWSTDVNLSWLGMGVLGHVHVGFLKALGLQEEDGKDAAKAFPKAAPNAVAGKPLAYYTLREELRAQLKKHPNANVVITGHSLGGALAAIFPALLAFHGERDILDRLLSVVTYGQPRVGDKVFAAYVRGNVPVEPLRVVYRYDVVPRVPFDAPPVAEFAHGGTCVYFDGWYKGREIANGGDAPNPNYFNPRYLLSMYGNAWGDLFKGAFLWTKEGKDYREGAVSLLYRATGLLVPGIASHSPRDYVNAVRLGSVVVAGKEEEVV comes from the exons ATGGCGGCGAAGAAGCAGCTGCCGCAGGCCGTCGCGGCCGCCTCCGGCCACACCAAGATGGGGGAGGAGAAGCTGATCATCCGGTCGGAGAAGGTGAGGTTCATCGACGTCCTGTCGATGCTGTTCCTGCGCCGCCCCATCACCAGCTACGCGTTCGTGGAGGCCGGCGACCGGACCGCCGCCGACTTCGGCAGCACGCCGGGCGACTGGCTCGTCGCGCTCACGCAGCTCATCCAGAAGGCGCTCGACGCCGCCTACTACCCGGCGCTCGTCATCGGCGCCGTCGTCGAGTTCCTCCTCAACTTCGTCGCCCTCAACAATGGCATACTCGGCATCTTTCTCAACATCTTCAGAT GTAAGCTGGTGATCCCACACCGTGACGCGCCCAACTTCCGGTCCATGATCGGGCTCATCGACGGCAGGACGGAGCTGAAGCCGctgccggccggcggcggcccTGAAGACCGGCGGCTGCAGGTGGTGGGCGTCTCCGCCGCTGGCAGCGACGACTACTACGTCGACGTggagagcggcggcggcggcggcagcagcacggGCACGGCGGCGGTGCCGCTGGTGCAGCAGCAGTACGTGAACGGGCGGCTGATCCGGCTGCGCACCTTCTCGGTGTTCGAGGTGAGCATGATGGCCGCCAAGATCGCCTATGAGAACGCCGCCTACATCGAGAACGTCGTCAACAACGTCTGGAAG TTCCACTTCGTGGGGTTCTACAACTGCTGGAACA AGTTCGTGGGGGACCACACGACGCAGGCGTTTGTGTTCACCGACAAAGCGAACGACGCGAGCGTGATAGTGGTATCATTCCGTGGCACGGAGCCCTTCAACATGCGTGACTGGTCCACGGACGTGAACCTGTCATGGCTAGGCATGGGCGTTCTGGGCCACGTCCACGTCGGCTTCCTCAAGGCTCTCGGCCTCCAGGAGGAAGACGGCAAGGACGCCGCCAAGGCGTTCCCGAAAGCCGCGCCGAACGCCGTCGCCGGCAAGCCCTTAGCCTACTACACGCTCCGCGAGGAGCTCCGCGCGCAGCTGAAGAAGCACCCGAACGCCAACGTGGTGATCACGGGCCACAGCCTGGGCGGCGCGCTGGCGGCGATCTTCCCGGCGCTGCTGGCGTTCCACGGCGAGCGCGACATCCTGGACAGGCTCCTGTCCGTGGTCACCTACGGGCAGCCTCGCGTCGGCGACAAGGTGTTCGCGGCGTACGTGCGCGGGAACGTGCCCGTGGAGCCGCTCCGCGTGGTGTACCGCTACGACGTCGTGCCCCGGGTGCCCTTCGACGCGCCGCCCGTCGCCGAGTTCGCGCACGGCGGGACATGCGTCTACTTCGACGGGTGGTACAAGGGACGGGAGATCgccaacggcggcgacgcgccgAACCCGAACTACTTCAACCCGAGGTACCTGCTGTCCATGTATGGGAATGCGTGGGGGGATCTGTTCAAGGGCGCGTTCCTGTGGACCAAGGAGGGCAAGGATTACAGGGAGGGCGCCGTCTCGTTGCTCTACCGTGCCACTGGACTGCTCGTGCCCGGCATCGCGTCGCATAGCCCTAGGGACTACGTCAACGCCGTCCGCCTCGGcagcgtcgtcgtcgccggcaAGGAGGAGGAGGTCGTCTGA
- the LOC8075998 gene encoding villin-1 translates to MRPSLNRTSSAGVVQTQKELPLPLPACFCFPASASVPAAAAAGPADSAATATMKGVDDAFLGVGDKPGLDIWCIVGSSLVPVAKPQHGKFYTGSTYIILNTTELKSGARRHNVHYWVGEEAKEDDCLMASDKAVELDAALGSSTVQYRETQGEESDKFLSYFKPCVIPVQGCFFSHLKGSGDRSNATTMFRCQGEHIARVTQIPFTRSSLDHKSVFIVDTPSKIFLFSGCNSSLQTRAKALDVVKHLKENRHLGRCEIAAIEDGKLVGDSDAGEFWNLFGGYAPIPRDLPDTVKEEPLTAPSKKLFWINKRNLVPLEAHLLDREMLNSDRSYMLDCSTEIFLWMGMTTLVSERKSSVTVLEDYMHSQGRSFNVRTFIMTEGHETVDFKLHFQHWPRNVELKLYEAGREKVAAIFKHQGYDVTEIPEDKPQQLISCNGSLKVWLVDHGCTNLLSTEDQEQLYTGDCYIIRYSYVEDGKDYHLFFAWSGKNSVKDDSMLATSLMSSMADSVKGHPVVAKVFEGREPELFFSVFKSLIIFKGGRSAAYKSSVLQKNPRNGYHQKEGVALFRVQGLKHDCVQAIQVDLAASSLNSSHCYILEDNGLFLTWLGSLSSPNDHNILDLMMNKLCPMKQSLLVREGSEPDHFWIALGGRSEYSKEKRVKGWPADPHLYACRFEQGLLKVKEVFSFCQDDLATEATLILDCDEEIYVWVGLHSDITSKEQALNIGKMFLQDGIFHSGRSIETTVYTVTEGDEPVFFTNFFNNWDNSKQSSMVGNSFERKLAVLKGVSPKLETPDRSMRRPPSRRPGVSSEPTTPEHQHQQPTARRAFGSASAGRFGRERSPAAAPPMSSPSPKSRSTSSTPTAVARRLFPASVHASEAVHVVSTGTTARRR, encoded by the exons ATGAGACCTTCCCTCAATAGGACGTCGTCGGCGGGTGTCGTACAGACACAGAAGG AACTCCCACTTCCATTGCCTGCTTGCTTCTGCTTCCCTGCATCTGCGAGcgttccggcggcggcggccgccggccCGGCCGACTCAGCGGCGACCGCGACCATGAAGGGCGTCGACGATGCGTTCCTCGGCGTCGGCGACAAGCC AGGGCTGGACATTTGGTGCATTGTTGGGAGCAGTCTGGTCCCGGTTGCAAAACCCCAGCACGGCAAGTTCTACACCGGCAGCACCTACATCATACTGAAT ACAACCGAGCTGAAATCCGGGGCTCGTCGACACAATGTGCATTACTGGGTTGGGGAGGAGGCCAAAGAG GACGATTGCCTCATGGCCTCAGACAAGGCTGTTGAGTTGGACGCGGCACTGGGCTCCAGCACGGTCCAGTACAGGGAAACACAGGGTGAAGAATCTGACAAGTTCTTGTCATACTTCAAACCGTGTGTCATCCCAGTACAAGGCTGCTTCTTTTCACACCTGAAAGGATCTGGTGATAGATCCAACGCGACCACGATGTTTAGATGCCAAGGAGAGCACATTGCTCGCGTCACACAA ATTCCATTTACGCGGTCCTCTCTGGATCACAAATCGGTTTTTATAGTGGACACGCCGTCGAAGATCTTCCTTTTCAGTGGCTGTAATTCTAGTTTGCAAACAAGGGCGAAAGCGTTGGATGTTGTTAAGCATCTGAAGGAGAACCGACACTTGGGCAGATGTGAGATCGCGGCAATAG AGGATGGAAAGCTTGTTGGTGATTCTGATGCTGGTGAGTTCTGGAACCTGTTTGGAGGCTATGCACCTATTCCTCGTGATTTACCTGACACAGTCAAGGAAGAGCCACTGACTGCACCATCCAAGAAACTTTTTTG GATCAATAAGAGAAACCTTGTTCCATTGGAGGCACATTTGTTGGATAGAGAAATGCTGAACTCAGACAGAAGTTACATGCTGGACTGTAGCACTGAAATATTCTTATGGATGGGGATGACAACACTAGTTTCGGAGAGGAAGTCATCTGTTACTGTCTTAGAA GATTATATGCACTCCCAGGGCAGGTCATTCAATGTTCGCACATTTATAATGACAGAAGGTCATGAAACTGTTGACTTTAAGCTGCACTTTCAGCATTGGCCCAGGAATGTTGAACTAAAGTTATATGAGGCTGGCCGAGAGAAAGTGGCAG CTATTTTCAAGCATCAGGGTTATGATGTCACAGAAATTCCAGAGGATAAACCTCAGCAGCTCATCAGTTGTAATGGCAGTCTGAAG GTGTGGTTGGTGGACCATGGCTGTACAAACCTCCTTAGCACTGAGGACCAGGAGCAGTTGTACACTGGAGACTGTTATATCATACGGTACAGCTATGTTGAAGATGGAAAAGATTACCATCTTTTCTTTGCTTGGTCTGGTAAGAATAGTGTAAAG GACGATAGCATGTTGGCAACATCGTTAATGTCTAGCATGGCTGATTCAGTCAAAGGGCATCCAGTTGTG GCAAAAGTTTTCGAGGGCAGAGAACCAGAATTGTTTTTCTCGGTGTTCAAGTCACTAATCATATTCAAG GGGGGCAGGAGTGCTGCATATAAGAGTTCTGTTCTACAGAAAAATCCTAGAAATGGATATCATCAGAAGGAAGGAGTCGCCCTGTTCCGTGTTCAAGGCCTTAAACATGATTGTGTGCAAGCCATTCAAGTTGATCTG GCTGCAAGTTCACTTAATTCCTCGCACTGttatattttggaagacaatggtTTGTTCCTTACCTGGTTAGGAAGCCTCTCTTCACCAAACGATCATAATATTCTTGACTTGATGATGAACAAGTTGTGT CCAATGAAACAGTCCTTGCTAGTCAGAGAAGGCTCTGAGCCGGATCACTTCTGGATAGCTTTGGGAGGACGATCAGAGTACTCGAAAGAAAAGCGCGTGAAGGGTTGGCCAGCAGATCCACATCTGTATGCTTGTAGATTTGAACAAG GTTTGCTCAAG GTCAAGGAGGTATTCAGCTTCTGTCAGGATGACCTGGCAACTGAAGCGACATTGATTCTGGACTGCGATGAAGAAATCTACGTTTGGGTTGGGCTACACTCAGACATTACATCCAAGGAGCAAGCCCTGAATATTGGCAAG ATGTTCCTTCAGGATGGCATTTTTCACAGTGGAAGATCGATTGAAACGACGGTGTATACAGTCACAGAAGGGGACGAGCCTGTATTTTTCACCAATTTCTTCAACAACTGGGACAATTCCAAGCAATCATCT ATGGTTGGCAACTCATTTGAGAGGAAGCTGGCCGTCCTGAAAGGAGTCTCTCCAAAACtagag ACACCGGACAGAAGCATGCGCAGGCCGCCATCGAGGAGGCCCGGGGTATCGTCGGAGCCGACCACGCCGGAGCACCAACACCAGCAGCCGACGGCGAGGAGGGCCTTTGGCTCCGCGTCTGCCGGGAGGTTTGGCAGGGAGCGCTCACCAGCTGCCGCACCGCCAATGTCATCGCCATCTCCCAAAAGCCGCTCGACGTCGTCCACGCCCACCGCGGTGGCACGGCGGCTCTTCCCTGCCTCGGTGCACGCATCGGAGGCCGTGCACGTCGTCTCCACGGGGACGACAGCTCGACGACGGTGA